From Halobacterium sp. R2-5, the proteins below share one genomic window:
- a CDS encoding DUF371 domain-containing protein, translated as MEEVVRARGHEHVAAEHASTLEVTTDDYLTPAGDCIVGIEADRAPADFDDEFVAACRDEDATITLVLEADGHREEVVGSGHPDLEFANDRSMVGRTSTYVDDRTIFVDAEKAAADLDRDLVAALADGAELTATLRVE; from the coding sequence ATGGAAGAAGTCGTGCGTGCGCGCGGCCACGAGCACGTCGCCGCCGAACACGCCTCCACGCTCGAAGTGACGACCGACGACTACCTCACGCCCGCCGGCGACTGCATCGTCGGCATCGAGGCCGACCGCGCGCCTGCCGACTTCGACGACGAGTTCGTCGCCGCCTGCCGGGACGAGGACGCGACCATCACGCTCGTCCTCGAAGCCGACGGCCACCGCGAGGAAGTCGTCGGCTCCGGCCACCCCGACCTCGAGTTCGCGAACGACCGCAGCATGGTCGGCCGCACGAGCACGTACGTCGACGACCGCACCATCTTCGTGGACGCCGAGAAGGCCGCCGCGGACCTCGACCGCGACCTCGTCGCCGCGCTCGCGGACGGCGCCGAGCTGACCGCGACCCTGCGCGTCGAGTAG
- the proS gene encoding proline--tRNA ligase gives MSDEQELGITESKEHNPGEWYAEVVQKAELADYAPMGGFIVTRPRGYALWEAIQDNLDGWFKQTGVDNAYFPLFIPESYLEREKDIVEGFDPEVAWVTHGGHDELEERLAVRPTSESIIAPYMAQWVRSHRDLPLRVNQWNSVVRWEATETKPFFRTKEFLWQEGHTAHASDEEAWAETTLRLDQYQRLYEDVLGMPVLRGRKPEHDKFPGADTTTTVEALMPDGKSVQGGTSHHLGQSFAEAFDITFSDEDEAERTAYTTSWGLSWRAIGALVMSHSDDQGLVLPPTVAPKQVVIVPIWQEDTKDEVLQYSSEIAAELESQGVRVHLDDRDERNPGFKFNEWELKGVPVRFEIGPNEVEDEEVTVVHRPDGEDAVEDRADITATVHDHLDEVYEKLYDAAAERLDENVREADSREEILGTIGKHGGYVKAPWCGDEDCEAEIKDQVHAEIVLVPLAEDSAARAASEFEDEHLPEPDHEGEDCAICGEPAEETAFFAKSY, from the coding sequence ATGAGCGACGAACAGGAGCTCGGCATCACCGAGTCCAAGGAGCACAACCCCGGCGAGTGGTACGCCGAAGTGGTCCAGAAGGCGGAACTGGCGGACTACGCGCCGATGGGCGGGTTCATCGTCACCCGGCCCCGCGGCTACGCACTCTGGGAGGCGATTCAGGACAACCTCGACGGCTGGTTCAAGCAGACCGGCGTGGACAACGCCTACTTCCCGCTGTTCATCCCCGAGTCGTACCTCGAACGCGAGAAGGACATCGTGGAGGGGTTCGACCCCGAGGTGGCGTGGGTGACCCACGGCGGCCACGACGAACTCGAAGAGCGCCTCGCGGTCCGGCCGACCTCGGAGTCCATCATCGCGCCGTACATGGCCCAGTGGGTGCGCTCGCACCGCGACCTCCCGCTGCGCGTGAACCAGTGGAACTCCGTCGTGCGCTGGGAGGCGACCGAGACGAAGCCGTTCTTCCGCACGAAGGAGTTCCTCTGGCAGGAGGGCCACACCGCGCACGCGAGCGACGAGGAGGCGTGGGCGGAGACGACGCTGCGCCTCGACCAGTACCAGCGGCTCTACGAGGACGTCCTCGGGATGCCCGTGCTGCGCGGCCGGAAGCCCGAACACGACAAGTTCCCGGGCGCGGACACCACGACGACCGTCGAGGCGCTGATGCCCGACGGGAAGTCCGTGCAGGGCGGCACCAGCCACCACCTCGGGCAGTCGTTCGCGGAGGCGTTCGACATCACGTTCAGCGACGAGGACGAGGCCGAGCGCACCGCGTACACGACGTCGTGGGGACTGTCGTGGCGCGCCATCGGCGCGCTCGTCATGAGCCACAGCGACGACCAGGGGCTCGTGCTCCCGCCGACGGTCGCGCCCAAGCAGGTCGTCATCGTCCCCATCTGGCAGGAGGACACCAAAGACGAGGTGCTCCAGTACTCCTCGGAGATCGCGGCCGAGCTGGAGTCCCAGGGCGTGCGCGTCCACCTCGACGACCGCGACGAACGCAACCCCGGGTTCAAGTTCAACGAGTGGGAGCTGAAGGGCGTCCCCGTGCGCTTCGAGATCGGCCCGAACGAGGTCGAGGACGAGGAGGTCACGGTCGTCCACCGACCCGACGGCGAGGACGCCGTCGAGGACCGCGCGGACATCACGGCGACGGTCCACGACCACCTCGACGAGGTGTACGAGAAGCTCTACGACGCGGCCGCCGAGCGCCTCGACGAGAACGTCCGCGAGGCCGACAGCCGCGAGGAGATTCTGGGCACCATCGGCAAGCACGGCGGCTACGTGAAGGCGCCGTGGTGCGGCGACGAGGACTGCGAGGCCGAAATCAAAGACCAGGTGCACGCCGAAATCGTGCTGGTGCCGCTCGCGGAGGACAGCGCCGCGCGCGCGGCCTCCGAGTTCGAGGACGAACACCTCCCCGAGCCCGACCACGAGGGCGAGGACTGCGCCATCTGCGGCGAGCCCGCCGAGGAAACGGCGTTCTTCGCGAAGTCGTACTGA
- a CDS encoding DUF373 family protein, whose protein sequence is MRTLVVCVDRPGDIPRQTGLRTPVAGWEAVQSLVVEMGIADPEDSAVNCLLEALRITRDLRDEDDDAVVAAVSGSGDGVSADRSLAEQLDDLIERYDPDSAVVVIDSAEDERVVPIVESRLQVDAVDRVVVRQARDLESTYYLLKQFLADEELRQTVLVPLGIVLLVFPALMMVTGSLAVAAAAITAVIGLFVLYKGLSVDAYLAQVPAQARDALYSGRVSIVTYVVAGGLAAIGVFAGALAVSDLPAERAPLVTVMAFTYDSVPWVTIGGLAASAGRLFDELIRGDGVRTSFLNLPFGVLAVGLVVRGFSGYFMELAGELDAFSVPAMEVGALAVEGFALSPEERLAVFVVLGVLVSVVGIHVATRFSGVDVDDVEEPVEP, encoded by the coding sequence ATGCGTACGCTGGTCGTCTGCGTGGACCGACCCGGCGACATCCCCCGCCAGACGGGCCTGCGGACGCCGGTCGCGGGCTGGGAAGCGGTGCAGTCGCTGGTCGTCGAGATGGGGATCGCGGACCCCGAGGACTCCGCGGTGAACTGCCTCCTGGAGGCGCTCCGAATCACCCGCGACCTGCGGGACGAGGACGACGACGCGGTGGTCGCGGCGGTCTCCGGGAGCGGCGACGGCGTCTCCGCGGACCGCTCGCTCGCCGAGCAGCTGGACGACCTCATCGAGCGCTACGACCCGGACTCGGCGGTCGTGGTCATCGACAGCGCGGAGGACGAGCGCGTCGTCCCCATCGTGGAGAGCCGCCTGCAGGTCGACGCCGTCGACCGCGTGGTCGTCCGGCAGGCACGCGACCTCGAGTCCACGTACTACCTCCTGAAGCAGTTCCTCGCCGACGAGGAGCTCCGCCAGACGGTGCTCGTGCCGCTGGGCATCGTGCTCCTGGTGTTCCCCGCGCTGATGATGGTGACGGGGAGCCTCGCCGTCGCTGCCGCCGCTATCACCGCGGTCATCGGGCTGTTCGTCCTCTACAAGGGATTGAGCGTCGACGCGTACCTCGCGCAGGTTCCCGCGCAGGCCCGGGACGCGCTGTACTCCGGCCGGGTGTCCATCGTGACGTACGTCGTCGCCGGCGGGCTCGCCGCCATCGGCGTGTTCGCGGGCGCACTCGCGGTCTCGGACCTGCCCGCCGAGCGCGCGCCGCTAGTGACCGTGATGGCGTTCACGTACGACAGCGTGCCGTGGGTGACCATCGGCGGACTCGCGGCCAGCGCCGGCCGGCTGTTCGACGAGCTCATCCGCGGCGACGGCGTCCGCACGTCGTTCCTGAACCTCCCGTTCGGCGTGCTCGCGGTCGGACTCGTCGTCCGCGGGTTCTCGGGGTACTTCATGGAGCTGGCGGGCGAACTCGACGCCTTCTCGGTGCCCGCGATGGAGGTCGGCGCGCTCGCCGTCGAGGGCTTCGCGCTCTCCCCCGAGGAACGCCTCGCCGTGTTCGTCGTGCTGGGCGTGCTCGTCAGCGTCGTCGGAATCCAC
- a CDS encoding coiled-coil protein has protein sequence MAEEEQTIEVSSADELITDEELQEKSKGQLIKNAGQFRDRRNELNQLASSRASDRDELNAKTREKVDEAQEHREKRDELNEQVQEHKEKRNELNAKANELFDEVEQRKQDLELDEGKDLEELKEEIEQLEFKQQTEVLSTEDERELIEKIEDKREEYQDRKEKLDASGDLEELVEEAEEVRAEASEHHEKVTELADKAQEHHNEMIEAYREADDIRDEADEMHEKFVEAQEAADAHHEAFVQVQKRLRELDKQEEEEREDERAQEQAEAREEAEEIYERFKEGETLDTEDLRKLQKSGHL, from the coding sequence ATGGCTGAGGAAGAACAAACTATCGAAGTATCGAGCGCAGACGAACTCATTACTGACGAAGAACTCCAGGAGAAATCCAAGGGGCAGCTCATCAAGAACGCCGGCCAGTTCCGGGACCGGCGTAACGAGCTGAACCAGCTCGCGAGCTCCCGCGCCTCCGACCGCGACGAACTCAACGCGAAGACGCGAGAGAAGGTCGACGAGGCACAGGAGCACCGCGAGAAGCGCGACGAGCTCAACGAGCAGGTCCAGGAGCACAAGGAGAAGCGAAACGAGCTCAACGCCAAAGCGAACGAGCTCTTCGACGAGGTCGAGCAGCGCAAACAGGACCTCGAACTCGACGAGGGCAAGGACCTCGAGGAGCTCAAAGAGGAGATCGAGCAGCTCGAGTTCAAGCAGCAGACCGAGGTCCTCTCCACCGAGGACGAGCGCGAGCTCATCGAGAAGATCGAGGACAAGCGCGAGGAGTACCAGGACCGCAAGGAGAAGCTGGACGCCTCGGGCGACCTCGAGGAGCTCGTCGAGGAAGCCGAGGAGGTCCGCGCGGAAGCCTCCGAGCACCACGAGAAGGTGACGGAGCTCGCGGACAAGGCCCAAGAGCACCACAACGAGATGATCGAGGCCTACCGCGAGGCCGACGACATCCGCGACGAGGCCGACGAGATGCACGAGAAGTTCGTGGAAGCGCAGGAAGCCGCCGACGCCCACCACGAAGCGTTCGTGCAGGTCCAGAAGCGCCTCCGCGAGCTCGACAAACAGGAAGAAGAGGAGCGCGAGGACGAGCGCGCCCAGGAGCAGGCCGAGGCCCGCGAGGAGGCCGAGGAGATCTACGAGCGCTTCAAGGAGGGCGAGACCCTCGACACCGAGGACCTCCGCAAGCTCCAGAAGTCCGGTCACCTCTAA
- a CDS encoding helix-turn-helix domain-containing protein, producing the protein MREFEFTVEYEPGSDALMDCFIEHDSLTAWTSVCFTTRERMWRIDHATGTDEALAAFDGVFLDESRCNECLDLPDCDTYREYHVLDESANSRTVYTFREEVHDCHSVPHYVHEHVGDGVVFEARRSHNEYRWRVLHPEEQSVGELYDAIEAQLREGLSLSLSRLSSAGNWDAESRIAAELTPEHRAVLEAAVENGYYSRPREVTVSDLSDELGVPRSTVQYRLRSAEDLVVSQFVDDAL; encoded by the coding sequence GTGCGCGAGTTCGAGTTCACCGTGGAGTACGAACCGGGCAGCGACGCCCTCATGGACTGCTTCATCGAGCACGACAGCCTGACGGCGTGGACCTCGGTCTGCTTCACCACCCGCGAGCGGATGTGGCGCATCGACCACGCCACCGGAACGGACGAGGCGCTGGCGGCCTTCGACGGGGTGTTCCTCGACGAGTCGCGGTGCAACGAGTGTCTGGACCTCCCGGACTGCGACACGTACCGGGAGTACCACGTCCTCGACGAGTCCGCGAACTCCCGGACCGTCTACACGTTCCGCGAGGAAGTGCACGACTGCCACTCGGTCCCCCACTACGTCCACGAGCACGTCGGCGACGGCGTCGTCTTCGAGGCCCGCCGCAGCCACAACGAGTACCGGTGGCGGGTCCTCCACCCCGAGGAGCAGTCCGTCGGCGAGCTCTACGACGCCATCGAGGCCCAGCTCCGGGAGGGCCTCTCGCTGTCGCTGTCCCGGCTCTCCAGCGCCGGGAACTGGGACGCCGAGTCGCGCATCGCCGCGGAGCTGACGCCCGAGCACCGCGCGGTCCTCGAGGCCGCCGTCGAGAACGGGTACTACTCGCGGCCCCGCGAGGTCACCGTCAGCGACCTCAGCGACGAGCTCGGCGTGCCGCGCTCGACGGTCCAGTACCGGCTGCGGAGCGCCGAAGACCTCGTCGTCTCCCAGTTCGTCGACGACGCCCTCTGA
- the nth gene encoding endonuclease III, protein MDDEPAENISGGEAAAGRFTEFEPGDGTSRAEAVVDRLGDLYWQKAYGGRDAFECLVRTILSQNTSDVASQPAHDALMERYDPGDPADRPASDDDRDGAGSQGDGDLAAALADAHQDELAETISSAGLYNQKSETLIRIAGRVREEYGGEDEFDEFVRTGDPDEVRDALLDMKGVGPKTADCVLLFAGGRGGVFPVDTHVHRIARRLGLAAPDADHEGVREALEAEVPGEKCGFGHTAMIQFGREYCSARKPACLDGPEACPLYDLCDRVGVDELAEDVVDPAEAAGD, encoded by the coding sequence ATGGACGACGAACCCGCGGAGAACATCTCCGGCGGCGAGGCCGCCGCGGGCCGATTCACGGAGTTCGAGCCCGGCGACGGCACCAGCCGCGCGGAGGCCGTCGTCGACCGCCTCGGAGACCTGTACTGGCAGAAGGCCTACGGTGGCCGCGACGCCTTCGAGTGTCTCGTTCGCACGATTCTCAGCCAGAACACCAGCGACGTCGCCAGCCAGCCCGCCCACGACGCGCTGATGGAGCGCTACGACCCCGGCGACCCCGCCGACCGCCCCGCCTCCGACGACGACCGGGACGGGGCGGGCTCACAGGGAGACGGCGACCTGGCGGCGGCGCTCGCGGACGCCCATCAGGACGAACTCGCGGAGACCATCTCCTCGGCGGGGCTCTACAACCAGAAGTCCGAGACGCTGATTCGCATCGCCGGCCGCGTCCGCGAGGAGTACGGAGGGGAGGACGAGTTCGACGAGTTCGTGCGCACCGGCGACCCCGACGAAGTGCGCGACGCCTTACTGGACATGAAGGGCGTCGGCCCGAAGACCGCCGACTGCGTGCTGCTGTTCGCGGGCGGTCGCGGCGGCGTCTTCCCCGTGGACACGCACGTCCACCGCATCGCGCGCCGGCTCGGGCTCGCCGCCCCGGACGCCGACCACGAGGGCGTCCGCGAAGCCCTCGAAGCCGAGGTGCCCGGCGAGAAGTGCGGGTTCGGGCACACGGCGATGATTCAGTTCGGCCGCGAGTACTGCTCGGCGCGCAAGCCCGCGTGCCTGGACGGCCCGGAGGCGTGCCCGCTGTACGACCTCTGCGACCGCGTGGGCGTCGACGAACTCGCGGAGGACGTCGTCGACCCCGCGGAGGCCGCGGGCGACTAG
- a CDS encoding beta-CASP ribonuclease aCPSF1 yields MSTVDQQLEELQDKITNEIPPDISVTDVKYEGPELVVYTRDPKQFAQDGDLVRQLASKLRKRITVRPDPAVLSRPETAREKILDVIPEDAGITDLDFHEDTGEVVIEAEKPGMVIGRHGSTLREITEAAGWTPEVVRTPPIESSTVSNVRDFLKSERDDRRDILEKVGRQIHREEMSDDEYVRITTLGCCREVGRASFILSTPETRILIDCGDKPGSEDEVPYLQVQEALGAGANSIDAVVLTHAHLDHSAFIPLLFKYGYDGPIYTTEPTRDLMGLLTLDYLDVAAKEGRAPPYESEMVREAIKHTIPLEYGDVTDIAPDVKLTFHNAGHILGSAVSHFHIGDGLYNVAFSGDIHYDDTRLFNGAVNDFPRVETLVLESTYGGRNDYQTDQEDSERKLKRVINETYEQGGKVLIPAFAVGRSQEMMLVLEEAMREGDIPEMPIHLDGMIWEATAIHTTYPEYLRDDLRDRIFHEDENPFLAPQFNHIDGGEEERQEVADGEECIILSTSGMVEGGPIMSWIQHIGPDPDSTMTFVGYQAQGTLGRRIQSGWDEIPMPDSQGSGRTERLELKMDTETVDGFSGHADRQGLEDFVRTMNPRPEKVLCVHGDESSTQDLSSALYHEYNMRTFAPKNLETFRFV; encoded by the coding sequence ATGAGTACTGTAGACCAGCAACTCGAGGAGTTACAGGACAAGATTACGAACGAGATTCCGCCGGACATCTCGGTGACCGACGTCAAGTACGAGGGCCCCGAGCTCGTCGTCTACACCCGAGACCCCAAGCAGTTCGCCCAGGACGGCGACCTCGTCCGGCAGCTCGCGAGCAAGCTCCGCAAGCGCATCACCGTCCGGCCCGACCCAGCGGTGCTCTCCCGGCCGGAGACCGCCCGCGAGAAGATCCTCGACGTCATTCCGGAGGACGCCGGCATCACCGACCTCGACTTCCACGAGGACACCGGCGAAGTCGTCATCGAGGCCGAGAAGCCCGGGATGGTCATCGGTCGCCACGGCTCCACACTGCGCGAGATTACGGAAGCCGCCGGCTGGACGCCCGAAGTCGTACGCACGCCGCCCATCGAATCCTCCACCGTCTCGAACGTCAGGGACTTCCTCAAGTCCGAGCGCGACGACCGCCGGGACATCCTGGAGAAGGTCGGCCGCCAGATCCACCGCGAGGAGATGAGCGACGACGAGTACGTCCGCATCACCACGCTGGGCTGCTGCCGCGAGGTCGGCCGCGCGAGCTTCATCCTCTCGACGCCCGAGACGCGCATCCTCATCGACTGCGGCGACAAGCCCGGCAGCGAGGACGAGGTCCCCTACCTCCAGGTCCAGGAGGCGCTCGGCGCGGGCGCGAACTCCATCGACGCGGTCGTGCTCACGCACGCGCACCTCGACCACTCCGCGTTCATCCCGCTTTTGTTCAAGTACGGCTACGACGGCCCCATCTACACCACCGAGCCGACGCGGGACCTCATGGGCCTGCTGACGCTGGACTACCTCGACGTCGCCGCGAAGGAGGGCCGGGCGCCCCCGTACGAGTCCGAGATGGTCCGCGAGGCCATCAAGCACACCATCCCCCTGGAGTACGGCGACGTCACCGACATCGCGCCGGACGTCAAGCTCACGTTCCACAACGCGGGCCACATCCTCGGGTCGGCGGTGTCGCACTTCCACATCGGCGACGGCCTCTACAACGTCGCGTTCTCCGGCGACATCCACTACGACGACACGCGGCTGTTCAACGGCGCGGTCAACGACTTCCCGCGCGTGGAGACGCTCGTCCTCGAATCCACGTACGGCGGCCGCAACGACTACCAGACCGACCAGGAGGACTCCGAGCGCAAGCTCAAGCGCGTCATCAACGAGACGTACGAGCAGGGCGGGAAGGTCCTGATTCCGGCGTTCGCGGTCGGCCGCTCCCAGGAGATGATGCTCGTCCTCGAGGAGGCGATGCGGGAGGGCGACATCCCCGAGATGCCTATCCACCTCGACGGCATGATCTGGGAGGCGACCGCCATCCACACCACGTACCCCGAGTACCTCCGCGACGACCTCCGGGACCGCATCTTCCACGAGGACGAGAACCCGTTCCTCGCGCCCCAGTTCAACCACATCGACGGCGGCGAGGAGGAGCGCCAGGAGGTCGCGGACGGCGAGGAGTGCATCATCCTCTCCACGTCCGGGATGGTCGAGGGCGGCCCCATCATGTCCTGGATTCAGCACATCGGCCCGGACCCGGACTCCACGATGACGTTCGTCGGCTACCAGGCCCAGGGGACGCTCGGCCGCCGCATCCAGTCCGGCTGGGACGAGATTCCGATGCCGGACAGCCAGGGAAGCGGCCGTACCGAGCGCCTCGAACTGAAGATGGACACGGAGACCGTCGACGGCTTCTCCGGGCACGCCGACCGCCAGGGCCTCGAGGACTTCGTGCGCACGATGAACCCCCGGCCCGAGAAGGTGCTGTGCGTGCACGGCGACGAGTCCTCGACGCAGGACCTCTCCAGCGCGCTCTACCACGAGTACAACATGCGGACGTTCGCGCCGAAGAACCTCGAGACGTTCCGCTTCGTCTGA